Proteins from one Hydrogenivirga caldilitoris genomic window:
- a CDS encoding TIGR01212 family radical SAM protein (This family includes YhcC from E. coli K-12, an uncharacterized radical SAM protein.), whose translation MRAQTRPYLSLKDYFLEKYGRRVQKITVALPFTCPNRDGSKARGGCTFCHDGSKPSMLTPTVPLEIQIKEGIERAKRKYGEDIFFFVYYQSYTNTYADLQTLKRVYDTALKFDRVVGIDVGTRPDCAPEEVLDLLSEYSESGLEVWVEYGLQSANFETLKRINRAHGVSDFVDAVLRTKRRPLKVCAHMIVGLPNETREDVIETAKLIASLPVDGVKIHPLHVIKGTVMAKQYERGEFELLSLEEYVELSADVIEILPQSVVIHRVTGEVDESLLIAPEYCKPSMKNEVIGRILLELERRETCQGAKTSYYLNRST comes from the coding sequence ATGCGAGCACAGACCAGACCCTATCTCTCCCTGAAGGATTACTTTCTTGAGAAGTACGGCAGGCGTGTCCAGAAGATAACCGTTGCCCTACCCTTTACCTGCCCAAATAGGGATGGAAGTAAAGCCAGAGGTGGTTGTACCTTCTGTCATGACGGCTCAAAGCCGTCAATGCTTACCCCTACAGTCCCTTTGGAAATCCAGATAAAGGAAGGCATTGAAAGGGCTAAGAGGAAGTATGGGGAAGATATATTCTTCTTTGTTTATTACCAGTCTTATACAAACACGTACGCTGACCTGCAAACTTTGAAGAGAGTTTACGACACAGCCCTTAAGTTTGATAGGGTTGTGGGTATAGATGTTGGAACGAGGCCAGATTGCGCTCCTGAAGAGGTGTTGGACTTGTTATCGGAGTACTCAGAATCAGGGCTTGAAGTCTGGGTTGAGTATGGTCTTCAGTCTGCTAACTTTGAAACCCTCAAAAGGATAAATAGGGCACACGGTGTATCAGACTTCGTAGATGCTGTTTTAAGAACAAAGAGGAGGCCTCTGAAGGTATGTGCTCACATGATTGTAGGTCTCCCTAATGAAACCAGAGAGGATGTCATAGAAACTGCAAAACTCATTGCCTCTCTTCCCGTGGACGGCGTGAAGATACACCCCCTGCACGTTATAAAGGGAACTGTAATGGCTAAGCAGTATGAAAGGGGCGAGTTTGAACTCTTGTCTCTTGAAGAGTATGTGGAACTCTCTGCCGACGTTATAGAAATACTTCCTCAAAGTGTAGTCATTCACAGGGTAACGGGGGAAGTAGATGAAAGCCTCCTTATAGCACCAGAGTACTGTAAGCCCTCCATGAAGAACGAGGTAATAGGCAGAATCCTGCTTGAGCTTGAAAGAAGAGAGACCTGCCAGGGAGCAAAAACTTCTTATTACCTGAATAGGTCAACCTGA
- a CDS encoding cation diffusion facilitator family transporter, producing the protein MKKEHWALVSLLLNLFQSALKFFAGFLTGSLSLLGEALHSLSDATASVIAYVSIKFSEKKHRRFPYGLYKLENIGAIVIAFFLIVAAYEIGQRAVSGRVEIDRSFLPVGIGVVVFSLLSSLTLSFLERRAGKNLNSPTLIADSYHTLTDAFGSALVLLSLSAAYLGYNYDRYFALAVVALILYTAFGLLREQVGAILDISADEETVEKIRDIILDFPEVESIKRLLVRSAGGRLFVDAEILLRPGSFMRSHAVADEIERKIAKEIDNVEMVFIHYEPAREERLRIAVFSRDGEALCRDFSNVSKMYIFEEKRGKPEVREVRVHSEEDVAKLLVREGVDIVICGHHPESSRAKWILHKNGIFVWETDRENIYEALSEVSKLRLDSLNKE; encoded by the coding sequence ATGAAAAAGGAACACTGGGCACTGGTTTCATTACTTCTAAACCTGTTTCAATCTGCCCTTAAATTCTTTGCAGGATTTCTTACCGGGAGCCTATCGCTGCTTGGGGAGGCTCTTCACTCTCTTTCCGACGCTACTGCCTCCGTTATAGCTTATGTCTCAATCAAGTTTTCTGAGAAGAAGCACAGACGCTTCCCTTACGGTCTATACAAACTTGAGAATATAGGAGCTATAGTTATAGCCTTCTTCCTTATAGTGGCAGCCTACGAGATAGGACAACGGGCTGTGTCCGGCCGTGTAGAGATAGATAGGAGTTTTCTCCCTGTGGGTATAGGGGTGGTTGTTTTTTCCCTGTTAAGTTCTCTAACTCTATCTTTCCTGGAAAGGAGGGCTGGCAAAAATTTAAATTCTCCTACATTGATAGCCGACTCTTACCATACCCTTACAGATGCTTTTGGTTCTGCCCTCGTTCTGTTGAGCTTGTCAGCTGCCTACCTTGGCTACAACTATGACAGGTACTTTGCCTTAGCCGTGGTGGCACTGATTCTATATACAGCCTTTGGGCTGTTAAGGGAGCAAGTGGGTGCTATACTTGATATATCCGCAGACGAGGAGACTGTTGAAAAGATAAGGGATATAATCCTTGATTTTCCGGAGGTTGAAAGCATAAAAAGACTCCTTGTCAGGAGTGCTGGTGGGAGGCTCTTCGTTGATGCGGAGATACTCCTCAGACCTGGGAGTTTCATGAGAAGCCATGCCGTGGCAGACGAAATTGAGAGGAAAATTGCGAAAGAGATAGACAATGTTGAAATGGTCTTTATCCACTATGAACCGGCACGGGAGGAGAGACTCAGAATTGCGGTCTTTTCCAGAGACGGCGAGGCGCTGTGTAGGGACTTTTCCAATGTAAGCAAGATGTACATCTTTGAAGAAAAGAGGGGCAAACCAGAGGTCAGGGAAGTCAGGGTTCATTCGGAAGAGGATGTAGCAAAACTCCTTGTCAGGGAAGGTGTGGATATAGTTATATGTGGGCACCACCCTGAGAGTTCCAGAGCCAAGTGGATTCTTCACAAGAACGGGATCTTTGTGTGGGAGACGGATAGGGAGAATATATATGAGGCTCTATCCGAGGTGTCCAAGCTTAGGCTTGATAGTTTAAATAAAGAGTGA
- a CDS encoding DUF554 domain-containing protein produces MFPGFGTLVNFFLIILGSLFGLKGARFINPKLREGVIHGIGLFTFLLGVKLILENKPETLKVFFILLFGTAIGYLIDLEGKIEQLSGAGRDFTNAFITSSVLFTIGPMTLLGCILEGTKGDSSLILSKATMDGFSSIILASSLGRGVLFSSLFVLIFQGSITLLAFFFGEFLSSQAMANSHFIGGGIMVVIALKLWGLLKEVRSVNLLVPLLASLFI; encoded by the coding sequence ATGTTCCCGGGCTTTGGAACCCTTGTAAACTTTTTCCTTATAATACTCGGCAGCTTATTTGGTCTGAAGGGAGCCCGGTTTATAAACCCTAAACTCAGGGAAGGGGTGATCCACGGGATAGGGCTCTTTACATTTCTCCTTGGGGTAAAGCTGATACTTGAGAACAAACCAGAAACCCTGAAAGTCTTTTTTATTCTCCTATTTGGGACCGCAATAGGTTATCTGATTGATCTGGAAGGGAAGATTGAGCAACTCTCAGGCGCTGGAAGGGACTTCACCAACGCTTTCATCACCTCCTCAGTCCTGTTCACCATAGGACCCATGACCCTTCTGGGGTGTATCCTGGAAGGAACAAAGGGGGACAGCTCCCTTATACTCTCTAAAGCTACGATGGACGGGTTTTCTTCAATAATCCTAGCATCCTCTCTAGGGAGGGGTGTTCTGTTTTCCTCACTGTTCGTACTGATTTTCCAGGGAAGTATAACACTTCTGGCTTTCTTTTTCGGAGAATTCTTAAGCTCACAAGCTATGGCTAACAGCCATTTCATAGGAGGGGGGATAATGGTAGTTATAGCTCTAAAGCTTTGGGGATTGCTTAAAGAAGTTAGGAGTGTAAACCTCTTGGTTCCTCTGCTGGCTTCACTCTTTATTTAA
- a CDS encoding glycosyltransferase, protein MKLAFFKVGELQGNLRHLKVLLEYLKGRGVELKEIELDPQNVQKAVEELQEFKPAFTMDVNATGIVIGEQDGKKIPIYDLFGFVHLSFFTEDPLLHFPNLYGVDSHRNLVALVTDIKYADSLKFLGVENISYITPFLDFSLFPQPSLERDIEIAFLGPVIAPEIVVNSVRRNLPDNIFPLFIETGEFMFRNPEVHVLTALNHILSIFNPQFQQEFMDWRQKNEEAFLRLLNDISIYATMRKRWYLINFLEGVNLKVIGEFQGELKEDHEHVKVNSFEELLDIYGRTNITVLSFPHTVPSGIGFTPLEVSAMGSAPMLDFRGTLPGFLVPEEEAIAYMPLDRADIEEKLLYYLENPEEARGIGERARNAVVNRYRVDDRGEFIYGLMKDIIAQAEIQAKREETDREKG, encoded by the coding sequence ATGAAACTCGCCTTTTTCAAGGTAGGAGAGCTGCAGGGAAATCTGAGACACCTAAAGGTTCTACTTGAATACCTGAAAGGAAGGGGAGTTGAGCTTAAGGAGATAGAGCTTGACCCTCAGAATGTTCAGAAGGCAGTTGAAGAACTCCAGGAATTTAAGCCCGCTTTCACAATGGACGTTAACGCAACAGGTATAGTGATAGGGGAGCAGGACGGCAAAAAGATACCCATATACGACCTCTTCGGTTTTGTTCATCTGTCCTTCTTCACAGAGGACCCTCTGCTTCATTTCCCGAACCTGTACGGGGTTGATAGCCACAGAAACCTCGTCGCCCTGGTTACAGACATAAAGTACGCGGACAGTCTGAAGTTTTTGGGTGTTGAAAATATCAGTTACATAACCCCGTTCCTTGACTTCTCCCTGTTTCCCCAACCATCTTTAGAAAGGGACATAGAGATAGCCTTCCTCGGACCGGTTATAGCTCCGGAGATTGTGGTGAACTCAGTGAGAAGGAACCTCCCGGACAATATATTTCCACTCTTCATAGAGACGGGAGAGTTTATGTTCAGAAATCCTGAAGTTCACGTCCTCACTGCGCTCAACCACATACTCAGCATATTTAATCCTCAGTTCCAACAGGAATTTATGGATTGGAGGCAAAAGAATGAAGAGGCTTTCCTCAGACTCCTGAACGACATATCCATCTATGCGACCATGAGGAAGAGGTGGTATCTGATTAACTTCCTTGAGGGAGTAAACCTTAAGGTCATAGGAGAGTTTCAGGGTGAGCTAAAAGAGGACCATGAGCATGTTAAAGTGAACTCCTTTGAAGAGCTTCTTGATATATACGGACGTACGAATATAACTGTGTTGAGCTTCCCTCATACGGTGCCGTCGGGTATAGGTTTCACACCTCTTGAGGTCTCAGCTATGGGTAGTGCTCCGATGCTTGATTTTAGAGGAACGTTGCCCGGTTTTCTGGTACCGGAAGAAGAAGCTATAGCCTATATGCCCCTTGACAGGGCAGATATAGAGGAGAAGCTCCTCTATTACCTGGAAAATCCGGAAGAGGCGAGGGGTATAGGTGAAAGGGCAAGGAATGCTGTTGTAAACAGGTACAGAGTGGATGACAGGGGAGAGTTCATATACGGTCTGATGAAGGATATAATTGCCCAAGCAGAAATTCAAGCAAAGCGGGAAGAAACGGATAGAGAAAAAGGATGA
- a CDS encoding CBS domain-containing protein, translating to MHSCKEIVVLNEGADLDALSAALAVQKLYPGSCLLTPRYLSKRAGEVFRDYRHLFHTTDELPERFVLILTDTRYFPESIPKETVEKVIVYDHHPTGDVENYEGKVDRVGAATTLVVEDLMERGVELTPEEATVIALGIYEDTGNFTYEGTTERDLKAASWLLYKGADLKIIRRYMLESFTKEQIDIVRRILSSIEKIYLDGREIAIATAVLEKYEPDINALLYEVKDLKEADAFFVIIEAEGKTYVFGRSQTEDIDAGNILSYFSGGGHPEAGATKLENVSASRIKNMLVNYLKGIKSQKLRVGDIMSSPPFLLSDHLSVKDALLELSERGFANAPVIDRDGNLIGIISKKSLLKLSRLYPEEPIEEFVNKDFTTLSPDSPVWEAEEVLTKFGQKLIPVVEEGVVVGVVTRLDILHRMKEDLGEVKALHKRVKIPGNIESISKEVGEIAQGLGYKAYIVGGVVRDILLGKEVWDLDFVVEGDAIELAERLASRYKVKTHPFPEFGTAHLKVGTLKLEFATARRETYSRPGAYPKVERASLKEDLVRRDFTINAMAISVNPESFGTLIDYFGGVRDLKDKIIRVLHPVSFIEDPVRILRALRFAGRLGFKCSKSTERLLKQAVNLGLLEEAPTGRIMNEIRLALREDRILEILSLYRKFKVLEHIIKGFNWTQNLEDKLVSLKKVTDWHSLEFPSERIDYGWVFLMVILSTIKPDVSMKFLQDVSAPSWVRESMESLYTTLNIIKGNLQKAERNSEIYKLLKGVHLSLLLILMSCREVQDKVKLFLERLRFVKVPPEAVREMKERGLEGRELGEEIEKLKERLMDEEKSFIMERP from the coding sequence GTGCATTCTTGCAAAGAGATAGTTGTCCTGAATGAAGGGGCAGACCTTGATGCCCTATCGGCAGCCTTAGCTGTTCAAAAGCTTTATCCGGGTTCATGCCTACTTACGCCAAGATACCTGTCTAAAAGAGCTGGGGAGGTTTTCAGGGATTACAGGCATCTATTCCATACCACAGATGAACTTCCTGAGAGGTTCGTTCTTATCCTTACCGACACAAGGTACTTTCCAGAGAGCATCCCGAAGGAGACAGTAGAAAAGGTTATCGTTTATGACCACCACCCTACGGGTGACGTGGAAAATTATGAAGGGAAGGTAGACAGGGTTGGTGCCGCGACAACCCTCGTAGTTGAGGACCTTATGGAAAGGGGTGTGGAGCTTACACCGGAAGAGGCAACGGTGATAGCCTTGGGTATATACGAGGATACGGGAAATTTCACTTATGAAGGCACAACCGAAAGAGACCTAAAAGCCGCTTCCTGGTTGTTATATAAAGGAGCGGACTTGAAAATTATCCGCAGATACATGCTTGAATCCTTCACAAAGGAACAGATAGATATAGTCAGGAGAATACTATCCTCCATAGAAAAGATTTACCTTGACGGAAGGGAGATAGCGATAGCAACAGCGGTCCTTGAGAAATATGAACCAGATATAAACGCTCTTCTTTATGAAGTCAAAGACTTGAAAGAAGCTGATGCCTTCTTTGTGATCATAGAAGCCGAGGGGAAAACGTACGTTTTTGGGCGTTCTCAAACGGAGGATATTGATGCCGGCAATATCCTATCTTACTTCAGCGGAGGAGGACATCCAGAGGCGGGGGCTACAAAGCTGGAGAATGTATCCGCATCAAGGATAAAGAACATGCTTGTAAATTACCTGAAAGGCATAAAATCCCAAAAACTGAGGGTCGGAGATATAATGAGCTCTCCACCTTTCCTACTATCGGACCACCTTTCGGTAAAGGATGCTCTCCTTGAGCTTTCAGAAAGAGGCTTTGCCAACGCCCCCGTTATAGACAGGGACGGGAACCTTATAGGTATAATCTCAAAGAAAAGCCTCTTGAAGCTGTCAAGGCTTTATCCCGAAGAGCCAATAGAGGAGTTTGTAAATAAGGACTTTACCACACTATCGCCCGACTCTCCCGTCTGGGAAGCTGAGGAAGTCCTGACCAAGTTTGGACAGAAGCTCATACCGGTGGTTGAGGAAGGTGTGGTTGTGGGTGTAGTTACGAGGCTGGACATACTTCACAGAATGAAGGAGGACCTGGGAGAGGTAAAAGCCCTTCACAAGCGGGTAAAAATTCCGGGAAACATAGAGAGTATATCAAAGGAAGTCGGTGAGATAGCCCAAGGTCTGGGCTACAAGGCTTATATAGTTGGGGGTGTCGTAAGGGACATCCTCCTCGGGAAAGAGGTTTGGGATTTGGACTTCGTCGTTGAAGGAGATGCAATAGAGCTTGCGGAGAGACTGGCCAGCAGGTACAAAGTTAAGACCCATCCCTTCCCAGAGTTCGGGACCGCCCATTTAAAGGTTGGTACTCTGAAACTGGAGTTCGCCACAGCCCGCAGGGAAACCTACTCCAGACCCGGGGCTTACCCAAAGGTTGAAAGGGCATCCCTGAAGGAAGACCTTGTGAGAAGGGATTTCACCATTAACGCAATGGCTATATCTGTAAATCCTGAAAGCTTTGGAACGTTAATAGACTACTTCGGTGGAGTTAGAGACCTCAAGGACAAGATAATAAGGGTGCTTCACCCGGTGAGCTTCATAGAAGACCCCGTAAGAATACTTAGGGCTCTTAGGTTTGCAGGTAGGTTAGGTTTTAAATGCTCTAAAAGCACTGAAAGGTTGTTAAAGCAGGCTGTTAATCTCGGGCTTCTTGAAGAAGCACCAACAGGGAGAATCATGAACGAGATAAGGCTTGCCCTGAGAGAAGATAGAATCCTGGAAATTTTATCCCTCTACAGGAAGTTTAAGGTTCTGGAGCACATAATAAAAGGGTTTAACTGGACCCAAAACCTTGAAGATAAGCTTGTGAGCTTGAAGAAGGTCACCGATTGGCATTCCCTGGAATTCCCTTCCGAAAGGATAGATTACGGCTGGGTTTTCCTTATGGTAATTCTGTCAACCATCAAGCCAGACGTAAGTATGAAGTTTCTTCAAGATGTATCCGCACCTTCCTGGGTAAGAGAGAGTATGGAAAGCCTCTATACAACCCTCAATATAATAAAGGGGAATCTCCAAAAAGCGGAGAGGAACTCGGAGATATACAAACTCCTTAAGGGGGTTCACCTATCCCTTCTCCTGATTCTTATGTCTTGCAGAGAGGTACAGGACAAGGTAAAGCTCTTCCTGGAGAGGTTGAGGTTCGTAAAAGTGCCGCCTGAAGCCGTAAGAGAAATGAAGGAGAGAGGTCTTGAAGGTAGGGAGCTCGGTGAGGAGATAGAGAAGCTAAAGGAGAGACTCATGGACGAAGAGAAATCCTTTATAATGGAAAGACCATGA
- a CDS encoding P-II family nitrogen regulator, whose amino-acid sequence MKKIEAIIKPFKLDEVKDALVEIGIGGMTVTEVKGFGQQKGHTEIYRGTEYVIDFLPKVKIEVVVKDEDVDRVVETIVKTAQTGRVGDGKIFVLPVEEVVRIRTGEKGEAAI is encoded by the coding sequence ATGAAGAAGATTGAGGCGATAATTAAACCTTTCAAGCTGGATGAGGTTAAGGACGCTCTCGTTGAGATAGGTATAGGGGGCATGACCGTTACCGAGGTGAAGGGCTTTGGTCAGCAGAAGGGTCACACAGAAATCTACCGGGGCACAGAGTACGTTATTGATTTCTTGCCCAAGGTAAAGATTGAGGTGGTTGTGAAGGATGAGGATGTTGATAGGGTTGTGGAGACTATTGTTAAGACCGCCCAAACTGGAAGGGTGGGTGATGGAAAGATATTCGTCCTACCTGTTGAAGAGGTTGTTCGTATAAGAACAGGTGAAAAAGGAGAAGCTGCAATTTAG
- the glnA gene encoding type I glutamate--ammonia ligase codes for MPKYSPQEVLSLIEQEGVQYVDLRFSDPFGQWQHLTVPAYEISEDTFESGRGFDGSSIRGWRTINESDMIAKPDPNTAFIDPFIEPKTLVMICDIYDPITGERYGRDTRYVAQKAEQYLKQTGIGDAAYFGPEAEFFIFDSVEFGTGPNYSFWRIDSEEGWWNREFTSTGYKIPFKRGYFPVPPLDKTMDIRNEMVTILSELGVTVELHHHEVATAGQAEIDIRYDSLVSQSDKLFLYKYVVRNVAAKHGKYATFMAKVLPNDNGSGMHTHFSIWKGDEPLFAGSGYAGLSETALYAIGGILKHARAIVALTNPTVNSYHRLVPGFEAPVRLAYSARNRSAAIRIPMYSQSPKAKRIEVRFPDATSNPYLAFSAILMAAIDGIENKIDPGEPFDKDIYSLPPEELEGIPQLPGSLEEAINELEKDYEFLLKGGVFTEELLQLWIEAKRAEVDRLRFTPHPLEFELYFDV; via the coding sequence ATGCCTAAGTATTCACCCCAAGAAGTTTTAAGCCTGATTGAACAGGAGGGGGTCCAGTACGTGGACCTCAGGTTCTCAGACCCCTTTGGTCAATGGCAGCATCTGACAGTTCCAGCTTACGAGATATCGGAAGACACCTTTGAGAGCGGGAGGGGTTTTGATGGCTCTTCCATAAGAGGGTGGAGGACTATAAACGAGTCTGACATGATCGCTAAACCTGACCCCAATACAGCCTTCATAGACCCCTTCATAGAGCCGAAGACCCTCGTGATGATATGCGATATCTACGACCCTATTACGGGCGAGAGGTACGGAAGGGACACAAGGTACGTAGCTCAAAAGGCTGAGCAGTACCTCAAACAGACCGGTATAGGGGATGCTGCTTACTTCGGACCTGAGGCGGAGTTCTTCATATTTGATTCGGTTGAGTTCGGGACTGGACCCAACTACTCCTTCTGGAGGATAGACTCTGAGGAGGGTTGGTGGAACAGGGAGTTCACCTCAACAGGATACAAGATCCCCTTTAAGAGAGGTTACTTCCCGGTACCGCCCTTGGATAAGACAATGGATATCAGGAACGAGATGGTAACGATTCTCTCGGAGCTCGGGGTAACCGTTGAGCTCCACCACCACGAGGTTGCCACAGCAGGCCAGGCTGAGATAGATATAAGGTATGACTCCCTCGTGAGTCAGAGCGATAAGCTTTTCCTGTACAAGTATGTAGTCAGGAACGTCGCGGCAAAACACGGTAAGTACGCAACCTTCATGGCTAAGGTGCTTCCCAACGACAACGGTTCGGGGATGCACACCCACTTCTCCATATGGAAAGGTGACGAACCACTCTTCGCCGGCTCAGGGTACGCAGGACTCTCCGAGACAGCTCTTTACGCCATAGGTGGAATACTCAAACATGCGAGAGCCATAGTTGCACTGACCAACCCCACTGTAAACTCTTACCACAGGCTCGTTCCAGGCTTTGAGGCTCCCGTAAGACTCGCTTACTCTGCGAGGAACAGGTCTGCGGCGATAAGGATACCCATGTACTCCCAGTCCCCCAAAGCCAAGAGGATAGAGGTAAGGTTCCCCGACGCCACCTCCAACCCCTACCTTGCCTTCAGCGCCATACTCATGGCGGCGATAGATGGTATAGAGAACAAGATTGACCCGGGAGAGCCCTTTGACAAAGACATATACTCCTTACCTCCAGAGGAGCTTGAGGGGATACCCCAGCTTCCAGGCTCTCTTGAGGAGGCTATAAATGAGCTGGAAAAGGACTACGAGTTCCTGCTAAAGGGAGGTGTCTTCACCGAAGAGCTTCTCCAGCTCTGGATTGAAGCCAAGAGGGCTGAAGTGGACAGGCTCAGGTTCACTCCTCACCCTCTTGAGTTTGAGCTCTACTTTGATGTGTAA
- a CDS encoding ammonium transporter, whose amino-acid sequence MRRALLWMSLPLLLGAIPAFAAETKLDTGNTAWMLTASALVVFMTVPGLALFYGGLDKSKSILNTIAMSLVAFAIVTITWLAVGYSIAYGNDIAQFVGNPIQYFFGRGITGMNESTGYPALLDLMFQLTFAAITTALVSGSLVGRMKFSAWIVFSILWSIIVYAPIAHWVWGGGFLSNHGALDFAGGTVVHINAGIAGLVGALILGKRKEPQLIPNNVPLVALGAGILWFGWFGFNAGSALAANTVAVYAMVNTTVATSSAALAWMFIEWATAGKPTVVGISSGIVAGLVAVTPAAGFVNPVGAIFIGAIASLIAYFAVAKLKPAFGYDDALDVFGIHGIAGVVGALLTGVFADPSINEKAGLLYGNPKQVLIQVEGVVVTLVYSGVLTAVILLVAKAVTGLRAREEEEIEGLDSSQHGESAYNL is encoded by the coding sequence ATGAGGCGCGCACTTCTTTGGATGAGTCTGCCCTTACTTTTGGGGGCGATACCTGCCTTTGCCGCAGAGACCAAGCTGGATACGGGGAATACAGCGTGGATGCTTACAGCTTCCGCCCTGGTTGTGTTTATGACGGTTCCGGGGCTTGCTCTCTTTTACGGAGGGCTTGACAAGAGTAAGAGCATCCTCAACACGATAGCCATGTCCTTGGTCGCCTTCGCGATAGTTACGATAACCTGGCTTGCCGTAGGATACTCTATAGCTTACGGGAACGATATAGCCCAGTTTGTGGGAAACCCCATCCAGTATTTCTTCGGAAGAGGCATAACGGGTATGAACGAGAGCACCGGTTACCCGGCACTCCTGGACCTGATGTTTCAATTAACGTTCGCTGCCATTACAACTGCCCTGGTAAGCGGTTCCTTGGTGGGGAGAATGAAATTTTCTGCATGGATAGTGTTCAGCATCCTCTGGAGCATTATCGTTTACGCTCCCATCGCCCACTGGGTCTGGGGTGGGGGTTTCCTGAGCAATCACGGTGCCCTTGATTTTGCTGGAGGGACTGTTGTTCATATAAACGCAGGTATAGCCGGTCTTGTTGGTGCTCTGATACTCGGAAAGAGGAAGGAACCTCAGCTCATACCTAACAACGTTCCTCTCGTGGCTCTCGGTGCCGGGATACTGTGGTTCGGTTGGTTCGGCTTCAATGCAGGCTCTGCCCTCGCTGCAAACACGGTAGCCGTCTATGCCATGGTAAACACTACAGTCGCCACCTCCTCTGCAGCTCTTGCCTGGATGTTTATTGAATGGGCAACTGCAGGAAAACCCACCGTTGTTGGTATATCCTCCGGCATAGTGGCAGGTCTTGTTGCTGTAACACCGGCGGCTGGTTTTGTTAACCCTGTAGGAGCAATATTTATAGGTGCTATCGCTTCTCTGATAGCATACTTTGCGGTCGCTAAACTCAAACCTGCTTTTGGATACGACGATGCCCTTGACGTCTTTGGAATTCACGGTATAGCTGGTGTGGTTGGTGCTTTACTCACCGGTGTGTTCGCAGACCCCTCTATAAATGAAAAAGCCGGACTCCTATACGGGAACCCGAAGCAGGTTCTAATACAGGTTGAAGGTGTTGTGGTTACCCTTGTTTACTCTGGTGTCCTGACGGCGGTTATCCTTTTAGTTGCTAAGGCTGTTACAGGGCTTAGAGCTAGGGAAGAAGAGGAGATAGAAGGTCTTGACAGCTCTCAGCACGGAGAGAGCGCTTATAACCTTTAA